The following DNA comes from Mycolicibacterium lutetiense.
CCTCCGGTCGGGAGCGCAGCGCATCGAAGATGCCCCATTGCGCAATCCAGGCCAGATGCTCCGGTGGCCCGGCCCGGCCGAGGATCGACAACCGCCGCAACTCGTCGGCCTCGTCGCTGGAGGCCGAATAGGCCAGCACGTGTGACTGGGCGTCCTCGATGCTGACCATGCCGTGCGTGCGTTCGGCCACGGACTGCGCCAGACCGAACAGGTCGGTGCCCGAATCGTGCAGCGCGCCGTCGCCGTGGTGCTCGAAGACGTGATTGACCAACCTGTAGAGCCGTTCCCAGCGGGCCCGCGGATCCACGGCAACCACCGCGGTGCCGGCCGCCACCGCATGGCTGACCACCGCCGCCGACGGTTCCTTGATGAAGATCGCGGCCGGCGCGCGGCGCACACTCTGCTGTTCGACCCAGCGCAGCGCGTCGTTCTCGGAGACTCCGAGCAGGAAGAACACGTCGGCGGCCCCCGCGGACGGAGCCAGGCCCAGGCGCACATCGTCGGAATCGATCAGTGCGGCCGAGGCCACCGGCAGGTCCAGCCCCCGTGGCGCCTGGATCAGCTGGACCAGCGTGGCATCCAGCGCCAACAGCAGTTGGCCCAGGCTGACACCGGTAGTGGGCATGTTGTCCGATTCTACTGAGGAGTGGGGTAAGACTTGTCGAATCAGACAAGTGTTACGTGGGTCACGTCGGGGATTCTTGACTCATGGATGCCATCACCGACGTGCCCTCGCCGGCCAACGAGCCGGTTCACGACTACGCGCCGGGCTCGGGGGAACGCGCCCGGCTCACCACTGCGCTCGGCGAGCTTGCCGGTGCCCCGATCGACCTGCCGCACGTCATCGGCGGCAAGCACACGATGGGCGGCGGCGCGCGCATCGACGTCGTGCAACCCCATCGCCACAGCGCGAAGCTGGGCACCCTGACCAATGCCGAACACGCCGACGCCAGTGCGGCCATCGACGCCGCCCTGGCCGCCAAGACCGACTGGGCTCGGATGCCGTTCGACGAACGCGCCGCGGTGTTCCTGCGCGCGGCCGACCTGCTGTCCGGACCGTGGCGGGCGAAGATCGCCGCGGCCACCATGCTCGGCCAGTCCAAGACCGCCTACCAGGCCGAGATCGACGCCCCCTGCGAGCTGATCGACTTCTGGCGATTCAACGTCGAGTTCGCCCGCCAGATCCTGGCGCAGCAGCCCGTCAGCAGCCCCGGTGTCTGGAACCGCACCGACCACCGGCCGCTCGAAGGCTTCGTCTACGCCATCACGCCGTTCAACTTCACCGCGATCGCCGGCAACCTGCCCACCGCGCCCGCGCTGATGGGCAACACCGTGGTGTGGAAACCGTCACCCACCCAGACCTTCGCGGCCTACCTGACCATGCAGTTGCTCGAGGCCGCCGGTCTGCCCCCCGGGGTGATCAACCTGGTGACCGGCGACGGGATCGCGGTCTCCGATGTGGCACTGGCAGATCCACGACTGGCCGGCATCCACTTCACCGGATCCACCGCCACCTTCCAGCACCTGTGGCGTGAGGTCGGCACGAACATCGACCGCTACCGCACCTATCCGCGGCTGGTCGGCGAGACCGGCGGCAAGGACTTCGTCGTCGCGCACTCCTCGGCCCGCCCGGATGTGCTGCGCACCGCCCTGATTCGCGGTGCCTTCGACTACCAGGGGCAGAAATGCTCCGCAGCGTCGCGGGCCTTCATCCCGCGTTCGGTGTGGCACCAGATGGGTGACGACTTCCTGTCCGCCACCTCGGACCTCAAATACGGCGACATCACCGATCTGACCAATTACGGCGGCGCGGTGATCGACGAACGCGCCTTCGCCAAGAACGTCGCGGCGATCGAGCGGGCCAAAGGCGCCGCAGGCGTCACCATCGCGGCCGGCGGCGAATACGACGACAGCGAAGGCTATTTCGTGCGGCCGACGGTCCTGCTCTCTGACGACCCGACCGACGAGGCCTTCGCCACCGAGTACTTCGGCCCGATCCTGGCCGTGCACGTCTACCCGGACGCGGACTACGAGCGGATCCTCGACGTCGTCGACACCGGCGCCCGCTACGCCCTGACCGGCGCCGTGATCGCCGACGATCGCGCCGCAGTGCTCACGGCCCAAGACCGGTTACGGAATGCGGCAGGCAACTTCTACGTCAACGACAAGCCGACCGGCGCGGTCGTCGGTCAGCAGCCGTTCGGCGGATCGCGAGCCTCGGGGACCAACGACAAGGCCGGCTCGGCGCTGAACTTGTTGCGCTGGACCTCGGCCCGCTCCATCAAGGAGACGTTCGTGCCGCCCACCGGCCACACCTACCCGCACATGGAGCCCTGAGATGGGAGTGTTTCAGCGGGTTGCCCGCCCCGCCATCCTGGCCGCATCGCACTCGCCGCGGCTACGTCACACGGCCGAACGTCTCCCGATCACCCGCAAGGTGGTCGACCGCTTCGTCGCGGGGGAGACCGTGCCCGATGCGCTTGACACCGTTGGCGCGCTGCGTGATTCGGGCCGTTTCGTCACCGTCGACTACCTCGGCGAAGACACCACGAGTAACGAGGACGCCGAACGCACCGTGCAGGCGTACCTGGCTCTGCTCGAAGGGTTGACCGGCCGCGGCGACGTCGATGCGACAGTGCGACCGCTCGAAGTGTCGCTCAAGCTCTCGGCGCTGGGCCAGGCGCTGCCCCGCGACGGCAAGAAGATCGCCTACGAGAACGCACACACCATCTGCGCCAAGGCCCGCGAGGTAGGGGCCTGGGTGACCGTGGACGCCGAGGACCAC
Coding sequences within:
- the pruA gene encoding L-glutamate gamma-semialdehyde dehydrogenase, which codes for MDAITDVPSPANEPVHDYAPGSGERARLTTALGELAGAPIDLPHVIGGKHTMGGGARIDVVQPHRHSAKLGTLTNAEHADASAAIDAALAAKTDWARMPFDERAAVFLRAADLLSGPWRAKIAAATMLGQSKTAYQAEIDAPCELIDFWRFNVEFARQILAQQPVSSPGVWNRTDHRPLEGFVYAITPFNFTAIAGNLPTAPALMGNTVVWKPSPTQTFAAYLTMQLLEAAGLPPGVINLVTGDGIAVSDVALADPRLAGIHFTGSTATFQHLWREVGTNIDRYRTYPRLVGETGGKDFVVAHSSARPDVLRTALIRGAFDYQGQKCSAASRAFIPRSVWHQMGDDFLSATSDLKYGDITDLTNYGGAVIDERAFAKNVAAIERAKGAAGVTIAAGGEYDDSEGYFVRPTVLLSDDPTDEAFATEYFGPILAVHVYPDADYERILDVVDTGARYALTGAVIADDRAAVLTAQDRLRNAAGNFYVNDKPTGAVVGQQPFGGSRASGTNDKAGSALNLLRWTSARSIKETFVPPTGHTYPHMEP